Part of the Ptiloglossa arizonensis isolate GNS036 chromosome 7, iyPtiAriz1_principal, whole genome shotgun sequence genome, TTCGGAGAAGATCGAACCCGCGAAGAAGTCTGGAAAAATTGTCGGGAAAAGATTCGTCGTTCAGAACGTCTCCGAAACCGAGCATCGCAATCAAATGGCCAGAGAGAGCGTGTCCAGGGAGAGTAGCCTGGACTACGTGCCCACCGGTAAGTTCGACAACGTGAAGAACATCGATCTGGTCTCGAAGAGCGAGACCGATTGCAGCGTAGCCAAAAGCAGCGACTCGGACGAGTTTTGGAGGCACAAGCCGAAGAAATCGGCGATACGTTTCTCGAAGGACAGGCAAACGGACGACGACGACACATCGGACTTCTCCAGAGTCAATCAACAGCTCTCgcaaagagaagagaagaacctGAACGAGCTGAGGACGAAGCTGAGCAACAACTACGAGAAGGAGATCGATTCTCTGAAGAAGGAGTTCGACGATCAGCTGGAGCAAACGAAGAAGAAGCTGGAGGAGAACTTTCTGGAGCAGAAGAAACAACTCGAGAAGAATCTGAACGACAAGCTGGAGGATCTGAAACGCGAGATGGCCGAGAAGGTATCCCACGACGATAGACGTTAAACCTTGATCGTCGACTGAATCTCTCTTTTGATGATTTTTCCAGGAGGAACGAGAAATCCAGAGGCTGATCGCCGAAATGAACGAGGCGAGGTCCGAGAACCTGAAGAAGGTGAGGGCCGAGCTGGAAGTCTGTTACgagaaggagaagcaggagaTTCTAGCGAACCTGAAGACGGAGCTCTTCGAGAGGAAGAGGGAGCTGCTGCAACTGAGGAACCAGGAAATGGGCAAATTGGAGAACGAATACGAACGAGACTTGAGCGAGGAGAAGCTAGCGAAGCTGAGCGAGCTGGAGCTGACCAAGCAACACGCGGAGAGAATCGAGATGTTGAAGAAGGTGTTGGAAAAGGAGTTCGACGAGTTGCGCGCCGAGCTGCGCGCCCAACAGAGGGAGAAAATAACGAAAGTCACGGAAAATCACGAGAAATGTCTGGCGGAGATTCTACGTAATTTTAGAATCGACGTGAGTACCTGACGATGCCTATTACTTTAAATAATCCTGGAACTTTGCGCGCGATCGTCGCGCAACTTCCAACCGATAACGCGTCTGCTCGAAATCTCTCTACCTCTACCGACGCGTACTACCTACATCGTTGTTTAAGGAAATTAGGTTATGCGCGCGATACGAACGATCAGCGTTGCGCAATAACTAGTCGACTAACACGAGCCGTTCTCATCGCTTTCAGCCAGAACCACGTCAGGTGCAATTTCTTTCagcgaacgcgatcgaaacggaTCGCCAAGTTTCCTCGGGGTGTCGATAGATTCGATTTTCGTCCACAGTGCGCAATACCGTCCAGAACGCTCACCTCGAGCGACTAGCTTTAACAGAGTTTCTCCTGGAATTGTATCTCCGTAGCCGTTGTATTCGAAGAACCGATAAAACGCCCAGTATGCGTTAAAAAAAAGTAATCGTCGTCGAACTCTCACCGTCCACTACATTTTATACTTTCTCCTTCGATACACACGACACACCGCAAAAATCGCTCGGGCGTTCGCTTAGCTGTTTGGCAAAATCGGCCACGTTGGATCTAGTCGATCTCCGACGAACAGGACCGAAGAGGATCGAGAAGGACCGAACGATATCGGTCGCGGGCGTTCGTTTCGTTCTGGCGTGACCTCCGCGTCTGACGGCCATTTGTCTGCTGGCGTTTCAGGAGGGTGTCACGCGCAAGATGTACAAGCAGCGTTTAGAGGAGATCCGAAACGACTTGACGCGGGACACGGAGAAAGAGGCGCGGAAGCAGACGGAGCGAATCGCTCAGCAAGAGAGCAGCGCCGTCGACATCGAGAAGATGAGGTCCGAGAACCGACTCCTGCAAGACAAGTACACGGCGCTCAAGGAGAAGTACTGGAAGCTGAAGAACGACGTGCGCGGTCTGGTGGTCGAGAGGAGGAACAGAAGAGAGGCGGGATACACGACCACCTCGGAGACCGAGAGGTCGACGTCCACCAGGACGAGGACCGACGGGACCGAGTCGTCGGAACAAAAGTGAGTTCGAACCACCGAAAtcctttaaccctttcgctacgccGGATTTGCTCGCGTGTAAGCCATCCCTTTACAAGGATCCGCTTTAGTTTAGAAGAGAAGGTCATTTTCGATGTCCGACGACCCAAGGTAAATTATCCACTCTTCGTTCCAATTCTACCGAACGGAAACGTAACggatatatttaattacaacgCGAGTTGAGGATACAAGAGTTCCACGTTACGTGTTTTACATCGATGACGCGTTTCTCTCTGCGCGTCATTTTTAACACGAACGACACTTTTTCTCGATGCACTTTTACGTTCAGTTTTTTGCGCTAGTGTAAATCACCGGAAGGTGTCTACCGTGAAGGCGAAATTTAACGGGCGATTAGTCACCGCCAGTGAACAGTCGTCAGACGTTGGGTGGCCGTAGTCGTCGTTAGTAGCGAAAGGGTCAAGGTCCATCCATACGCAACCGTCTCGCGTCCGTTCCGTGTCCCGGAATCGAATTAGTCGCTATgattttataggaaaaatttacaCGTAGCGTGCTCGTTAAATGTACTAGCTGTTAAGTTGTGTGCACATCCATTTACCTCGTCACAAACTCCGGTACCTTCACAGTCGGCTGTACCCTTCACGGTCACTTTACCCGAAGCACGTGGCTAGAGTCTAGCACTCTCACGATTTCCAAATGTTCGTCCCATCGACCCAAACGACCCGAACGACCCCAGCAGTGACCATAGTTCTGGTCCCGAACGGTGAACGCGTCCGACGATAAATTGCCATCGTTGTTTCATCGGTACCATCTGTGCAGTTGTTTCAcggctaggttgttcgataagtttcgttggtttttccattgtaaaaggaTACtaggacacttgaactttgaatatACGAATCAGTCGACGGATCTGCACGAAACTGATCTAAGAACAGACGAAACTAATAGCCACATTtcctatcgaacgacgaaactcattgagcaacctattgtaCTCGATCGCGATCCGTTGGGTACGTTCTCCGTTCGATCGGGCCAGTGGTTGGATAGAATTGCACCCAACGTGGACGTCGACACAACCCCGGAGAGTAAACTGTGAAGGTACTCCTCTCTCACGTTCATGCGATTCGCCCTAATGTCTGGCTATAGGCCTTGAATCGTGCTCGCAGTACCCCGGTGAGGAACACGCGCTCGAGCCCGGCGAGGACGACCACGAAGATTCACGAGGCTCAGGCCGGTAGCGGGCAGTCGAGTAGTCATCGCGAACCGGAAGACTCGCACCCTCAGAAGGCAAACTCGGGGTTTCAGAAGGCCGCGAGCGCGATCGCGAGCACGACCACGGCTGTCGCGAAGAGCGCCGCGCGATTCGAGTCCGACGACACAACCACCGCCAGCGAGACGAACGCGAAcatgatgaagaagaagaagaacttcAGCAAGAAGACGACCACCGGAGCTCGTGCAAGCTCCAGCGCGAACGCGAATAACAACAACCCCGAGAACCCGGTCGAGAACATCAGGAAGCAACTGGAGAAGCTGGAGGATCTCGGGGATCAGCTGCCCAGCAACGAAACGGCCTACACGTTGCGTTATCCTTTCCAAGACAAAGGTGACTGTCGAAGAAAGTAGCGAGGAACCATTGATTTTTCTTAAtccgatttattattatttctcgtaGCGTTTATTGTTATACAGTAAACGAATTTTACACACGTTTATTTTGTAGTATTTTCGACACACTCCACCGATGTACAAGTCAACGATCTACAGCTTAAACGCTTCGATTATGCTACCGATATACTTTCAACGCAAacaaaatgtttctttcttttcctcagTCGTCGCTGTTTCAGCGAGTTCTGTCGTTTTCTTCCCGGACTTTGAATACCGtattttctcatttcttttcCCAGGCGTCTATAGACTTTACTTTGGCTAAAACGGCTTACACTCCTCGGCCCTGCTCGTAAGTGCACCACCAGAATTTTTTCGTTTACTCCACCCACCCCTGGCCCACCTCTGTCGCCCGTactcgcttttccgtttctcttgttttcgtttccgtttgtttcgttgtttcttttctcgCACGCCGCTTCCCACGACCAGCCCGAGTGCGAGCTCGTCGGATGACACCGAAAAGGATTCTGCTCGATTTTCTAGCACCGGCGAACGCCTCCTCGGAGCTGGAGTTCTTCCGGCACCGAATACACGTCGAGAGGGATTCCGTAAGGAGGGCTCAGATGGCGCTCAAACACCAGGAGAACGCTTTTCAGGGCCGACAGAGGGCTTGGAAGCAACGTAGCGCCAGGGCAACCCTCGAGCAATTGGTTCAGGTACGATCCTCGCCGACTGTTTCGCGATCGGTGCTTTCGAGGACATTCTAGACCCGGTTGTCGCAGAATACCGACAAAGAAGCACAGAATTTGAACAATTCTTTTCAAAATATCGTGCTCCTTGTTCGAAATTACCATCAACGTACCCACGAGAAGCACAGGAGAGGAAACGTTAAATTTACAAACCCTGAAAGACAGTATCGAACTTGCAGGTACTGCGAAAACTCGAAATCGAATTTACAAACTTATCCTCCTGGGCCAAGTTTAACGTTTCATCGCCTCTCCTTCTCGgacattataaaaaaaaaaagaaaactaacaGCGTCGCGTCAGCGACAACCGATTCTAGCTCGCGAAAAGACGCGAAATCACGTCAGCGGATCGATTCTCAGGAGGAACGGGAACTGTCGGACATGGAAGTGAGTTTGCACCGCACCAGAAGCCTTCTGGGTGAGAAAGTGATCCATCTGAGTCACCTGGAGCAGACCCTGGAGAGAGTGGCCAACGCGAAAAGGAACGAGAACGAGCCGAGTTGCGCGAAAAACGACGAAATGACGTTGAGCGACATGTCCAGTGCCAGCAGTGGTTTCAGCTCTACTGATCTGGGAACAGACACGTTTATAGGTGAGCCTTCGACACTTCGCGATCCACCCgatctttttgtttatttttcgttttctctggTCGTTCGAATCACCCGATCTCTCGTCACCTTCGCGGGATCGATCATCTTCGTCTCTTCGAATCGTCCTTCTTCGCGATCTCAGCGTAGGTTTCGTGTTCGCGCGCAATGGCCGAGAACGacgtcgttcgttcgcgttttaGTTCCCTTCCACTCGAGAATTTATTTTCGGTCTTGTGTCATGATCCCCCGTATTCAGACAAACCGGATCACTACCAGGAGTCGACGGAAATCATCGCGAGCCTGGAAAGCCTGAACTCGGAAATACGTGAGATTTGGGGCGTACTGAACAAGCGGCAGGACAGTAACGTGCCGCCACCGCCGACATTGATGTACTCCGATTTGCGATGGCTACGTTTGCACCATCTGTCGGCGCAGCCGCACAACGCGCAAGGTTGGTGCACGTCGGTTCTGCGAGTCCTCTACAGTTCATCCaaagagacgagataccaatgtttacatCAACGGCCGCGTGATCGGTTAAATGGTCCTTCGTAGCTATCGGTTCATTTTCTCGAGCTCCGGGAACAATTCGCTTGGAtcaattcgaatcgttcgctTTCCTTCGAGTTGCTTCGATCTACGGTGGTGTTCGTAGCAATGGTAGTAGTAGTGATTTAAACAGTGATTCAAGACTTATTATGCCATATTTCTTTAAGAAGCGATTGTTCAAAAGTATAGTTTCTTTATTACGCTTACCGTTGATTGTACAAGTCGTCGTTTAGTTGCGagtcgaataatttaaattacgaaaaaaaataatcgcgaaGTTTAGAAGAAATGTTGTACGCGATCATTGGATCCGATCGCGGACTCTTGTACTCGGTAtctcgtctcgttggacgaaCTATAGATCCGATCCACCGTAGACGTGGATGAGAGAGTTTCACGAAGAACATCGTTAATAGCGTTGCGTCCCTCTTTATTCCAGGTACGTTTGGCACACCGAACATCCAGTCGAACATCCTGTCCCAGTTGACAGCCGTGCAACCACCTACGACCACCACGCAGAACATCATCGCTCAGTACGGACCCAACAGCGGTTACACGACCAGCGTCGGTACCGTCGAGAAAACCACCTCGAACCTGATGGAGAGGACGTGGAATCTGAGGGACTGGCTGCGCCAAGCTCGCGTCGAGAACACCGATCTGATCGGTCCGGGTCAAGCGACTCTCTGAAGAGCGATGCGTTGTCTAGCGAGAAACTTCTTTCCAAACGTCTCCCGACCGCTCAACGATCTTCCATCGACGAGCTCCGATTCATCGTCGAGAGCTCCTTTCGCCAAAGAATCCGAGCGATCGTCCCGTTGACGGCTCGATCTCGCTCGTCGATCCGTGCTCCGAGTCGACCCTCGTCGTCAGAGAGTCCGTACTTCTATTCTGTATATTCGTAGCCATAGTTCGTCCAATTTTCCAAACGTCTCCCCGGTCGTGCGTTTGGAAGCGAGTTTCTCGACGTTCGTCGTTAGAATAA contains:
- the Cep164 gene encoding centrosomal protein 164 isoform X3, translating into MSISQDSATTIVCREVFDETSHPSNEEVLEYARRLGIDPDAEPHLLDLAREGLMAALPKGWRPCFHEASGAWYYYQASTGTTTWEHPLDAVYKELVEQARAGNTRQMSVEEDSKTTAKDLESHEEATLPKESSFSKEGNKATKTSAPPPTRIPTKLTPLKKPDKADGARKKDNQSLEKLHWKLDTPLATDRAARDYTNLRFQDPRFYECPKLLENVQSTATATTAVTSATTSETIASPVNELDLKEVLKRSESLSPRHEKDWEQLSSKFSSEENIIDIDKLSITTLARSEKADKFDKEKHPSQFGQQKELTLSGGGTMFLKRNRSRDTTPSQEGSKLDDFRSVTIADVIVNVVGESLKSILREKQSEDGERDERPVDEERKSVRFDIGKEVDIKFTYSGSEDDWESESEEQNVRISTTISNKVGSVMPLQKSNSQSFDDENKEDSESKLEEDTRKSSSSEKIEPAKKSGKIVGKRFVVQNVSETEHRNQMARESVSRESSLDYVPTGKFDNVKNIDLVSKSETDCSVAKSSDSDEFWRHKPKKSAIRFSKDRQTDDDDTSDFSRVNQQLSQREEKNLNELRTKLSNNYEKEIDSLKKEFDDQLEQTKKKLEENFLEQKKQLEKNLNDKLEDLKREMAEKEEREIQRLIAEMNEARSENLKKVRAELEVCYEKEKQEILANLKTELFERKRELLQLRNQEMGKLENEYERDLSEEKLAKLSELELTKQHAERIEMLKKVLEKEFDELRAELRAQQREKITKVTENHEKCLAEILRNFRIDEGVTRKMYKQRLEEIRNDLTRDTEKEARKQTERIAQQESSAVDIEKMRSENRLLQDKYTALKEKYWKLKNDVRGLVVERRNRREAGYTTTSETERSTSTRTRTDGTESSEQNTPVRNTRSSPARTTTKIHEAQAGSGQSSSHREPEDSHPQKANSGFQKAASAIASTTTAVAKSAARFESDDTTTASETNANMMKKKKNFSKKTTTGARASSSANANNNNPENPVENIRKQLEKLEDLGDQLPSNETAYTLRYPFQDKVVAVSASSVVFFPDFEYRIFSFLFPGVYRLYFG
- the Cep164 gene encoding centrosomal protein 164 isoform X2, which produces MSISQDSATTIVCREVFDETSHPSNEEVLEYARRLGIDPDAEPHLLDLAREGLMAALPKGWRPCFHEASGAWYYYQASTGTTTWEHPLDAVYKELVEQARAGNTRQMSVEEDSKTTAKDLESHEEATLPKESSFSKEGNKATKTSAPPPTRIPTKLTPLKKPDKADGARKKDNQSLEKLHWKLDTPLATDRAARDYTNLRFQDPRFYECPKLLENVQSTATATTAVTSATTSETIASPVNELDLKEVLKRSESLSPRHEKDWEQLSSKFSSEENIIDIDKLSITTLARSEKADKFDKEKHPSQFGQQKELTLSGGGTMFLKRNRSRDTTPSQEGSKLDDFRSVTIADVIVNVVGESLKSILREKQSEDGERDERPVDEERKSVRFDIGKEVDIKFTYSGSEDDWESESEEQNVRISTTISNKVGSVMPLQKSNSQSFDDENKEDSESKLEEDTRKSSSSEKIEPAKKSGKIVGKRFVVQNVSETEHRNQMARESVSRESSLDYVPTGKFDNVKNIDLVSKSETDCSVAKSSDSDEFWRHKPKKSAIRFSKDRQTDDDDTSDFSRVNQQLSQREEKNLNELRTKLSNNYEKEIDSLKKEFDDQLEQTKKKLEENFLEQKKQLEKNLNDKLEDLKREMAEKEEREIQRLIAEMNEARSENLKKVRAELEVCYEKEKQEILANLKTELFERKRELLQLRNQEMGKLENEYERDLSEEKLAKLSELELTKQHAERIEMLKKVLEKEFDELRAELRAQQREKITKVTENHEKCLAEILRNFRIDEGVTRKMYKQRLEEIRNDLTRDTEKEARKQTERIAQQESSAVDIEKMRSENRLLQDKYTALKEKYWKLKNDVRGLVVERRNRREAGYTTTSETERSTSTRTRTDGTESSEQNTPVRNTRSSPARTTTKIHEAQAGSGQSSSHREPEDSHPQKANSGFQKAASAIASTTTAVAKSAARFESDDTTTASETNANMMKKKKNFSKKTTTGARASSSANANNNNPENPVENIRKQLEKLEDLGDQLPSNETAYTLRYPFQDKAPANASSELEFFRHRIHVERDSVRRAQMALKHQENAFQGRQRAWKQRSARATLEQLVQLAKRREITSADRFSGGTGTVGHGSEFAPHQKPSG
- the Cep164 gene encoding centrosomal protein 164 isoform X1, whose translation is MSISQDSATTIVCREVFDETSHPSNEEVLEYARRLGIDPDAEPHLLDLAREGLMAALPKGWRPCFHEASGAWYYYQASTGTTTWEHPLDAVYKELVEQARAGNTRQMSVEEDSKTTAKDLESHEEATLPKESSFSKEGNKATKTSAPPPTRIPTKLTPLKKPDKADGARKKDNQSLEKLHWKLDTPLATDRAARDYTNLRFQDPRFYECPKLLENVQSTATATTAVTSATTSETIASPVNELDLKEVLKRSESLSPRHEKDWEQLSSKFSSEENIIDIDKLSITTLARSEKADKFDKEKHPSQFGQQKELTLSGGGTMFLKRNRSRDTTPSQEGSKLDDFRSVTIADVIVNVVGESLKSILREKQSEDGERDERPVDEERKSVRFDIGKEVDIKFTYSGSEDDWESESEEQNVRISTTISNKVGSVMPLQKSNSQSFDDENKEDSESKLEEDTRKSSSSEKIEPAKKSGKIVGKRFVVQNVSETEHRNQMARESVSRESSLDYVPTGKFDNVKNIDLVSKSETDCSVAKSSDSDEFWRHKPKKSAIRFSKDRQTDDDDTSDFSRVNQQLSQREEKNLNELRTKLSNNYEKEIDSLKKEFDDQLEQTKKKLEENFLEQKKQLEKNLNDKLEDLKREMAEKEEREIQRLIAEMNEARSENLKKVRAELEVCYEKEKQEILANLKTELFERKRELLQLRNQEMGKLENEYERDLSEEKLAKLSELELTKQHAERIEMLKKVLEKEFDELRAELRAQQREKITKVTENHEKCLAEILRNFRIDEGVTRKMYKQRLEEIRNDLTRDTEKEARKQTERIAQQESSAVDIEKMRSENRLLQDKYTALKEKYWKLKNDVRGLVVERRNRREAGYTTTSETERSTSTRTRTDGTESSEQNTPVRNTRSSPARTTTKIHEAQAGSGQSSSHREPEDSHPQKANSGFQKAASAIASTTTAVAKSAARFESDDTTTASETNANMMKKKKNFSKKTTTGARASSSANANNNNPENPVENIRKQLEKLEDLGDQLPSNETAYTLRYPFQDKAPANASSELEFFRHRIHVERDSVRRAQMALKHQENAFQGRQRAWKQRSARATLEQLVQEERELSDMEVSLHRTRSLLGEKVIHLSHLEQTLERVANAKRNENEPSCAKNDEMTLSDMSSASSGFSSTDLGTDTFIDKPDHYQESTEIIASLESLNSEIREIWGVLNKRQDSNVPPPPTLMYSDLRWLRLHHLSAQPHNAQGTFGTPNIQSNILSQLTAVQPPTTTTQNIIAQYGPNSGYTTSVGTVEKTTSNLMERTWNLRDWLRQARVENTDLIGPGQATL